A stretch of Cellulosilyticum sp. I15G10I2 DNA encodes these proteins:
- the dprA gene encoding DNA-processing protein DprA: protein MDKKYSMWLHKLSIPEYIKVKMIERFRSYKKIYEANATDYQQFNLENKQILKIEHSKETLEDLSKMIKVYEDQKIHIVDILDNHYPYYLKQISDPPIILFIKGDLNFLNQPTLGIVGSRKCSEYGFETTYRLAKELAEQGVVVISGMAYGIDEAAHKGALKTGHTIAVMGTGINICYPSQNQDIYHLIAQKGCVISEYDLDTPPLPYQFPKRNRIISGMSMGILVVEADIKSGSLITANLALEHNRDVFAIPGNINSKLSSGTNELIRNGAKCVTKIDDIIEEFPLYIKTKMGTLQKNTLKNDNCKLAQDESIVYAYLSQSPINLNELFKNTELPYEIVYPSLIKLEIKGLIKRLPGERYVRV from the coding sequence ATGGATAAAAAATATAGTATGTGGCTGCATAAATTAAGTATACCTGAATATATTAAAGTAAAAATGATAGAACGTTTTAGGAGTTATAAAAAAATATACGAGGCTAATGCAACTGACTATCAACAATTTAATTTAGAAAATAAGCAGATATTGAAAATTGAACACTCAAAAGAAACGTTAGAAGATCTTTCGAAAATGATTAAAGTATATGAAGATCAAAAAATTCATATAGTAGATATATTAGATAACCACTATCCATATTATTTGAAGCAAATATCAGATCCTCCTATTATCTTATTTATTAAGGGCGATTTAAACTTTTTAAATCAGCCAACACTTGGTATAGTAGGATCTAGAAAGTGTTCTGAATATGGATTTGAGACAACTTATAGGCTAGCTAAAGAATTAGCAGAACAAGGAGTTGTTGTCATTAGCGGTATGGCTTATGGGATTGACGAGGCAGCACATAAAGGTGCATTAAAAACGGGGCATACAATAGCAGTAATGGGAACAGGTATAAATATATGCTATCCAAGTCAAAATCAAGATATCTATCATTTGATTGCGCAGAAGGGGTGTGTAATATCAGAATATGATTTAGATACGCCACCGCTGCCTTATCAATTTCCTAAAAGAAATAGAATTATTAGTGGCATGTCTATGGGGATATTGGTGGTGGAAGCAGATATTAAGAGTGGGTCGTTAATTACAGCGAACCTAGCATTAGAGCATAACAGAGATGTTTTTGCTATACCGGGTAATATTAATAGCAAGCTAAGTTCAGGGACGAACGAGCTTATTAGAAATGGTGCGAAATGTGTTACAAAAATAGATGATATTATTGAAGAGTTTCCACTTTATATTAAAACAAAAATGGGAACCTTGCAAAAAAATACATTAAAAAATGATAATTGTAAACTTGCACAAGATGAAAGTATAGTATATGCTTATTTAAGTCAGAGTCCAATTAATTTGAATGAATTATTTAAAAATACAGAACTTCCCTATGAAATAGTTTATCCTAGTTTAATTAAATTAGAAATCAAAGGACTTATAAAAAGACTACCAGGGGAAAGATACGTACGCGTTTAA
- the topA gene encoding type I DNA topoisomerase has translation MADNLVVVESAAKVNTISRFLGKNYKVEASVGHVRDLPKSQLGIDTENNYEPKYITIRGKGELLQKMRKDVKNAKCVYLATDPDREGEAISWHLYNSLKLQDKKVYRITFNEITEEAVKEAIKHPRTINMDLVDAQQARRILDRLVGYKISPILWKKIRKGLSAGRVQSVTLRLISDREKEIREFIEEEYWSIQVHLRHNKDKAFEAKLDSRSEEKIEIKNEEEAKRIIEACEKGEYKVISTKKSTRIKNTVLPFTTSTLQQEAAKHLGFSTQKTMNIAQQLYEGIKVGKKEVGVVTYIRTDSIRVSDKAKEEAYEYIKEKFGERYLGEQKQPAKQKKGNIQDAHEAIRPTYIDYKPSEIKEHLSKDQYKLYNMIWNRFIASQMSQAEYETHSIKIRNGEYVYKASYSIELFDGFMKVYNLSEEKPKKESKFQVSEGDQLECTSILPLQHFTQPPAHFSEAALVKALEENGVGRPSTYAPTITTLLARGYIVKESKNLYTTELGEVVNQIMLEYFDEVVDVDFTANMERILDEIASGNVEWKEIIKSFYPHFNQTVNKAENEIQNIDLTETTDIPCEKCGVNMIVRYGKYGKFLGCPSFPDCNFTKPWYEDTGIHCPLCGGKVLLKKTKKGRTYYGCENNGETCEFMSWEKPTGDKCPVCEDVLVEKGTAKNKKIVCRNTKCNYGKQNKK, from the coding sequence ATGGCTGATAATTTAGTAGTTGTAGAATCTGCAGCTAAGGTTAATACAATTAGTAGATTTTTAGGCAAAAATTATAAAGTCGAAGCATCAGTAGGACATGTGCGAGATTTGCCAAAAAGTCAATTAGGTATTGATACAGAAAATAACTATGAACCTAAATATATTACAATAAGAGGAAAAGGTGAATTGCTTCAAAAAATGCGCAAGGATGTAAAGAATGCAAAATGTGTTTATTTAGCAACTGACCCGGATAGAGAAGGAGAAGCTATTTCTTGGCATTTATATAATTCGCTTAAGCTTCAGGATAAAAAGGTTTATAGGATCACTTTTAATGAAATTACGGAAGAAGCCGTTAAAGAAGCTATTAAACATCCAAGAACTATTAATATGGATCTTGTAGATGCGCAGCAAGCCAGAAGAATCTTAGATCGATTAGTTGGCTATAAAATAAGCCCGATATTATGGAAAAAAATTCGCAAAGGACTAAGTGCAGGTCGTGTGCAATCAGTTACTTTAAGACTTATTAGCGACAGGGAAAAAGAAATAAGGGAATTTATTGAAGAAGAATATTGGTCTATTCAAGTGCATCTAAGGCATAATAAGGATAAAGCTTTTGAAGCAAAACTTGACAGTAGAAGTGAAGAAAAAATAGAAATTAAAAATGAAGAAGAAGCTAAGAGAATTATAGAGGCATGCGAAAAAGGCGAATACAAGGTTATAAGTACAAAAAAGAGTACTAGGATTAAAAATACTGTGCTGCCTTTTACAACAAGTACCCTTCAGCAAGAAGCAGCTAAACATCTAGGGTTTTCTACACAAAAGACAATGAATATAGCACAGCAACTTTATGAAGGGATTAAGGTTGGTAAAAAAGAGGTAGGCGTAGTAACGTATATTCGTACAGATTCTATTAGGGTGTCTGATAAGGCGAAAGAAGAAGCTTATGAGTATATTAAAGAAAAATTTGGTGAGCGTTATTTAGGTGAACAAAAACAGCCTGCCAAACAAAAGAAGGGAAATATTCAAGATGCCCATGAAGCTATTAGACCAACCTATATTGACTATAAACCATCAGAAATCAAAGAACATTTGTCGAAAGATCAATATAAGCTGTATAATATGATTTGGAATAGGTTTATTGCAAGCCAGATGTCGCAGGCTGAATATGAAACACATTCAATTAAGATTAGAAATGGGGAGTATGTTTATAAAGCTTCATATTCTATTGAACTATTTGATGGATTTATGAAAGTTTATAATTTAAGTGAAGAAAAACCTAAAAAAGAATCTAAGTTTCAAGTAAGTGAAGGAGATCAGTTAGAATGTACAAGTATTCTCCCACTTCAGCATTTTACTCAGCCACCAGCTCATTTTTCGGAGGCTGCTCTTGTTAAAGCTTTAGAAGAAAATGGTGTAGGAAGGCCTAGTACTTATGCACCTACCATTACAACGCTTTTAGCAAGAGGCTATATTGTTAAAGAAAGTAAAAATCTCTACACAACAGAACTGGGAGAAGTTGTTAATCAGATTATGTTAGAGTACTTTGATGAAGTAGTTGATGTAGATTTTACAGCAAATATGGAAAGAATACTAGATGAAATCGCATCGGGCAATGTAGAGTGGAAAGAAATTATTAAATCTTTCTATCCTCACTTCAATCAAACGGTTAATAAGGCTGAAAATGAAATACAAAATATTGATCTAACAGAAACAACTGACATTCCCTGTGAAAAATGCGGTGTGAATATGATTGTAAGATATGGTAAATACGGAAAATTTTTAGGTTGTCCAAGTTTTCCAGACTGTAACTTTACTAAGCCTTGGTATGAAGATACAGGCATTCACTGTCCATTATGCGGGGGGAAAGTACTGCTTAAAAAAACTAAAAAAGGCAGAACTTATTATGGTTGTGAAAATAATGGAGAAACTTGTGAGTTTATGTCTTGGGAGAAACCGACAGGTGACAAGTGTCCAGTGTGTGAAGATGTATTAGTTGAAAAAGGCACTGCGAAAAATAAAAAAATTGTATGTCGTAATACTAAATGTAATTATGGAAAACAAAATAAAAAGTAA
- the codY gene encoding GTP-sensing pleiotropic transcriptional regulator CodY: MSQELLQKMRKVNRLLQRFGSDRVIFSDICEVISDVAKSNALVVGYKSKLLGVNSTIPHQFANEDQYIDYSVNDQFMTILDLKENISFETLFPEVPNSANYLACVVPIIAGGQRLGTFLLYKEKGEGNFSTEDLILAEYGATIVAVEILSSLKDENDAEERRVSIVKSAISTLSYSELEAIFHIFEKLDGSEGLLIASKIADKVGITRSVIVNALRKFESAGVIESRSLGMKGTYIKVLNHALLDELAKLRR; the protein is encoded by the coding sequence ATGTCTCAAGAGTTATTACAAAAAATGCGTAAGGTCAATAGATTACTACAAAGATTTGGTTCAGATAGAGTTATTTTTTCTGATATATGTGAAGTAATCAGTGATGTTGCTAAATCAAATGCGCTAGTTGTCGGTTATAAAAGCAAGCTTTTAGGAGTAAACAGTACCATCCCACATCAGTTTGCCAATGAAGATCAGTATATTGATTATTCAGTTAATGATCAGTTTATGACTATTTTAGATTTAAAAGAGAACATTTCTTTTGAAACACTTTTTCCAGAAGTGCCTAATAGTGCAAACTACTTAGCGTGTGTAGTTCCTATTATAGCTGGAGGACAAAGACTCGGAACATTTTTACTCTATAAAGAAAAAGGTGAAGGCAATTTCTCTACAGAGGATTTAATTTTAGCAGAGTATGGTGCAACAATCGTAGCAGTTGAAATTTTAAGTTCTTTAAAAGACGAAAATGACGCAGAAGAACGCAGAGTATCTATTGTAAAATCTGCAATAAGTACCTTATCCTATTCAGAGCTTGAAGCTATTTTCCATATATTTGAAAAATTAGATGGCAGTGAGGGATTACTTATAGCTAGTAAAATAGCTGACAAAGTAGGCATTACGCGATCAGTTATTGTTAATGCGCTGCGTAAATTTGAAAGTGCAGGAGTGATCGAATCAAGATCTTTAGGTATGAAGGGTACTTATATTAAAGTGCTTAATCATGCACTTCTAGATGAGCTTGCTAAATTAAGAAGATAA
- a CDS encoding nucleoside recognition domain-containing protein: MSKKYIIAFGVIFIIVMLILSPNICIIAAKEGLLLWFNKILPSLLPFIILINILSQLNVMKGISTISSPLTQKIWRLPGSSLFAFVMGFVAGYPMGAKVIRQLLDSEALSTSEAQKLLCFSNNCGPLFIIGTVGTLMLNSSTIGYFLLLVHISSAILLSFIFSFYKSMPLNNHRKSHSSQKKVSFTFSYIFNEAVRNGMDTIVYIGGYIIFFSVIVSILKSSSTIMNISNASLVHPGTPSAFLGFITGLLELSNGVSMLCNSNEISLYLLALISFMISCGGICIYFQTSYVLGDCSISLIPYVIAKLMQGTLSFVLCYLLYPLFTVYTLKTPSFFEIRWLFILIGTITLFVYIIQFLNYIYFRQPQNSLKTKYTYNC; the protein is encoded by the coding sequence GTGTCTAAAAAATATATAATTGCTTTTGGAGTTATATTTATCATTGTAATGTTGATCTTATCTCCTAATATTTGTATCATTGCTGCTAAAGAAGGGCTTTTGTTATGGTTTAATAAAATACTTCCTTCTTTGCTTCCTTTTATTATTCTAATTAATATTTTATCTCAGTTAAATGTTATGAAAGGTATCAGCACAATTTCTTCTCCACTCACACAAAAAATCTGGCGGCTTCCTGGCAGTAGCTTGTTTGCCTTTGTTATGGGATTCGTTGCAGGATATCCTATGGGAGCTAAAGTGATCAGGCAGCTTCTAGATAGCGAGGCCCTATCTACCTCTGAAGCCCAAAAATTACTTTGTTTTAGCAATAACTGTGGTCCTCTATTTATAATAGGTACCGTTGGTACACTTATGCTAAACAGCTCCACCATAGGATATTTTTTATTACTAGTACATATTTCATCCGCAATATTATTAAGTTTCATTTTTTCTTTCTATAAAAGTATGCCTCTTAATAACCATCGCAAATCGCATTCTAGTCAAAAAAAAGTATCTTTTACCTTTTCTTACATATTTAATGAGGCGGTACGAAATGGCATGGATACAATAGTATACATAGGCGGATATATTATATTCTTTTCCGTTATTGTAAGTATTTTAAAATCTTCTTCAACTATTATGAACATATCGAATGCTTCTTTAGTACACCCTGGCACGCCATCAGCTTTTTTAGGTTTTATAACTGGACTATTAGAATTGTCAAATGGTGTAAGTATGCTATGTAATTCAAATGAAATTTCTTTATATTTATTGGCACTGATTTCTTTTATGATCAGTTGTGGAGGCATATGTATCTATTTCCAGACCTCCTATGTTTTAGGAGATTGCAGCATCTCTCTCATCCCTTATGTTATTGCCAAACTTATGCAAGGCACACTAAGCTTTGTATTATGCTATCTTCTTTATCCACTATTTACTGTTTATACACTAAAAACACCTAGCTTTTTTGAAATAAGGTGGTTATTTATATTAATAGGTACTATAACTCTATTTGTTTATATTATTCAATTCTTAAATTATATTTACTTTAGGCAACCTCAGAATTCTTTAAAAACTAAATACACCTATAATTGTTAA
- a CDS encoding nucleotidyltransferase — MHITGIVAEYNPFHNGHLYQLNQTKELTQSDFVIAVMSGNFTQRGTPSIVNKFVRTQMALSSGIDMVLELPVPFATASAERFCEAAVSILNKTGIVNTISFGSEIGNIDLLKDIAHVLSDEPPALSQLIKNFLSKGYSFPRARQAAITNYFSSAEHNLYSLEDIQKAVENPNNILGIEYIKALIKYNTNISPLTIKRQVSNYHDTHIYASIASATAIRTQLLSHQTESIKQCMPHESYRLLMEHAGSIPTLDHLSDFLHYRLIFSNKESLYSLWDIPKDMIFSILNCFTEKLSILDVINEVTSKTYTRATVQRTLFRILLNILQDDMHRLEILNWIPYIRVLGCRKKATVLLSEMTKHASVPIITSLKDSHSSLNLESKFLLDYELKASGIYQYITKNVRSYHQDFTHPFIKL; from the coding sequence ATGCATATAACTGGCATTGTAGCTGAATATAATCCATTTCATAATGGGCATTTATACCAATTAAATCAAACTAAAGAACTAACGCAGTCAGATTTTGTGATTGCAGTAATGAGTGGAAACTTTACACAACGAGGTACGCCAAGTATTGTTAATAAGTTTGTACGTACACAAATGGCCTTGTCTTCTGGCATAGATATGGTGTTAGAGCTTCCAGTTCCTTTCGCTACTGCAAGCGCTGAACGTTTTTGTGAGGCAGCTGTTTCTATTTTAAATAAAACAGGCATAGTAAACACCATCTCTTTTGGAAGTGAAATAGGTAACATAGATTTATTAAAAGATATCGCTCATGTTTTATCCGATGAACCCCCTGCTTTATCGCAGCTTATTAAAAACTTCTTATCTAAGGGATATAGTTTTCCAAGAGCACGTCAAGCAGCTATTACCAATTACTTTTCTTCTGCTGAACATAATTTATATTCATTGGAGGATATACAAAAGGCAGTAGAAAATCCTAATAATATATTAGGAATAGAATATATTAAAGCATTGATAAAATATAATACCAATATCTCGCCGTTAACTATTAAACGTCAAGTCTCAAACTATCATGATACCCATATTTATGCTTCAATTGCTTCTGCAACTGCCATAAGAACACAGCTGCTATCTCATCAAACTGAGTCAATCAAACAGTGTATGCCTCATGAAAGTTATAGGTTGCTTATGGAACATGCTGGTTCCATTCCAACATTAGATCATTTAAGTGACTTTCTACACTATAGGCTTATTTTTTCCAATAAAGAGAGTTTATATTCTCTTTGGGATATACCAAAAGATATGATCTTTTCTATTTTGAACTGTTTTACTGAAAAACTATCTATTTTAGATGTAATTAATGAAGTCACCTCTAAAACTTATACAAGGGCTACTGTTCAACGCACACTCTTTAGAATTTTATTAAATATCCTGCAAGATGATATGCATAGATTAGAAATTCTAAATTGGATTCCTTACATTAGAGTCCTTGGATGCAGAAAAAAAGCTACTGTTCTTTTATCAGAAATGACCAAACACGCAAGTGTTCCTATTATTACTAGTCTCAAAGATTCTCATTCTTCGCTTAACCTAGAATCTAAATTTCTCTTAGACTACGAACTAAAGGCGAGTGGTATTTATCAATACATCACCAAAAATGTCAGAAGCTATCACCAGGATTTTACCCATCCTTTTATTAAGCTTTAA
- the pta gene encoding phosphate acetyltransferase — protein sequence MSFLEVIKTRARNNKKTIVLPETTDLRTLKAAHIILQEELANIILIGNKDAIISKAEGLDLAAAEIVDPQVFEDMEKYIAALVELRKGKGMTYDKAKELLYSDPLFLGVMMVKEQKADGMVAGAINSTANVLRPSLQILKTAPNTKLVSSFFVMVVPDCDMGSQGIFVFSDAGLNQNPNAEELAAIAQSSAGSFKQLVGDEPVVAMLSHSTYGSSKHVDVDKVVEATKLAKQMAPGLKIDGELQLDAAIVREVGQAKAPGSEVAGYANVLVFPDLDAGNIGYKLVQRLAKAEAYGPVTQGIAKPVNDLSRGCSVEDIVGVVAITAVQAQ from the coding sequence ATGTCTTTTTTAGAAGTCATTAAAACTAGAGCAAGAAATAACAAAAAAACAATAGTTTTACCAGAAACAACAGATCTTCGTACCTTAAAAGCAGCACATATAATATTGCAAGAGGAACTTGCGAATATAATACTTATTGGAAATAAAGATGCGATAATCAGTAAAGCTGAAGGCTTAGATTTAGCAGCGGCTGAAATTGTAGATCCACAAGTATTTGAAGATATGGAAAAATATATTGCAGCACTTGTAGAGCTTAGAAAAGGTAAAGGGATGACTTATGATAAGGCAAAAGAATTATTATACAGTGATCCATTGTTTTTAGGCGTTATGATGGTTAAAGAGCAAAAAGCAGATGGAATGGTAGCCGGTGCTATTAATTCTACAGCTAATGTGCTTAGGCCTTCTTTGCAAATATTAAAAACTGCACCTAATACAAAACTGGTATCATCATTTTTTGTGATGGTAGTGCCTGATTGTGATATGGGTAGTCAAGGCATATTTGTTTTCTCGGATGCGGGGCTTAATCAAAATCCAAATGCTGAAGAACTCGCAGCTATTGCGCAGAGTTCAGCTGGTAGCTTTAAGCAACTAGTAGGCGATGAGCCAGTTGTAGCAATGCTTTCTCATTCTACTTATGGCAGCTCAAAACACGTAGATGTTGATAAAGTAGTAGAAGCAACTAAACTTGCAAAACAGATGGCACCAGGGCTGAAAATAGATGGAGAATTGCAACTAGATGCTGCTATTGTTAGAGAAGTAGGCCAAGCTAAAGCACCTGGCAGTGAAGTAGCTGGATATGCCAATGTGCTTGTATTTCCAGATTTAGACGCTGGGAATATTGGATATAAATTAGTACAACGTTTAGCAAAGGCAGAGGCATATGGCCCTGTTACACAAGGTATTGCAAAGCCAGTTAATGATTTATCAAGGGGATGCAGTGTTGAAGATATTGTAGGGGTTGTAGCTATTACTGCTGTTCAAGCACAATAA
- a CDS encoding acetate/propionate family kinase, translating to MIVLVVNCGSSSLKYQLLNMDDESVIAKGICERIGIEGSFIKHTTEGKDAVKAEGDIANHKVAFEKMIAMLTEGKTACITSVDEIKAVGHRVVHAGEKFSSSVVITDEVIKALEACIDLAPLHNPANLVGINACKELMPKVPMVAVFDTAFHQTIDKSVYMYAIPQEYYKKYGIRKYGFHGTSHKYVSERAAVMLGKPLEDTKVIVCHLGNGASVCAVKGGKSVETSMGFTPLPGLIMGTRSGDIDPAIIPFLMEKEGLSGKEVDGILNKKSGVLALSEMSSDFREIEDGVVAGDPVSRFTMDAFQHRLVSYIGAYAAVMNGVDAIAFAGGLGENNAIMREEVANMLTWLGVEIDVEKNKCRGVERDLSTSNAKVKMLLVPTNEELMIARDSVQLLNK from the coding sequence ATGATCGTATTAGTTGTAAATTGCGGAAGTTCTTCTCTTAAGTATCAATTATTAAATATGGATGATGAAAGTGTAATTGCAAAAGGGATATGTGAAAGAATAGGGATTGAAGGTTCATTTATTAAACATACAACAGAAGGAAAAGATGCTGTTAAAGCAGAAGGGGACATAGCTAATCATAAGGTAGCTTTTGAAAAAATGATAGCTATGTTAACAGAAGGTAAAACAGCATGTATTACGTCTGTAGATGAAATCAAAGCTGTAGGACATAGAGTTGTACATGCAGGAGAAAAATTTAGTTCTTCAGTAGTTATTACAGATGAGGTAATAAAAGCTTTAGAGGCATGTATAGATTTAGCACCACTGCATAACCCAGCTAACTTAGTGGGAATCAATGCATGTAAAGAACTTATGCCAAAGGTGCCTATGGTAGCGGTATTTGATACGGCATTCCATCAAACAATTGACAAATCAGTTTATATGTATGCTATTCCACAAGAATATTATAAAAAGTATGGCATCCGTAAATATGGATTCCATGGAACATCTCACAAATATGTTTCAGAAAGAGCAGCTGTAATGCTTGGAAAACCTTTAGAAGATACAAAAGTTATCGTTTGTCATCTTGGTAATGGGGCGAGTGTTTGTGCAGTTAAAGGCGGCAAATCAGTCGAAACTTCAATGGGCTTTACACCACTTCCAGGACTTATTATGGGAACACGTTCAGGAGACATTGATCCAGCTATTATTCCATTTTTGATGGAAAAAGAAGGTTTAAGTGGAAAAGAAGTAGATGGTATTCTAAATAAAAAATCTGGTGTACTTGCATTATCAGAGATGTCAAGTGACTTTAGAGAAATTGAAGATGGTGTTGTTGCAGGTGATCCAGTATCTCGATTTACTATGGATGCATTCCAACATAGACTAGTAAGTTACATTGGTGCTTATGCTGCTGTAATGAATGGCGTGGATGCCATTGCGTTTGCCGGAGGCCTTGGAGAAAATAATGCTATTATGCGTGAAGAAGTTGCAAACATGCTTACTTGGTTAGGTGTTGAAATCGATGTTGAAAAAAATAAATGCCGTGGCGTAGAGCGAGATTTATCTACATCAAATGCAAAAGTTAAAATGCTTTTAGTACCTACAAATGAAGAACTTATGATTGCGAGAGATTCAGTACAACTCCTTAATAAATAA
- a CDS encoding YceD family protein: MKIDIHDLTNKSEVTFKGEQAVSLLGLNLSSNAKSCLVSITGTVAKKGNRYLVRGNIASTIKLLCDRCTSEFEYPIHAELYKEFSTDFIKEDEDIIHVTKSNIDLSDVIAEAVYLSVPMKCLCREDCKGMCNVCGINANEHTCNCQDADIDPRLEKLKNIFRPQSEE; encoded by the coding sequence ATGAAGATTGATATCCATGACCTTACAAATAAGTCAGAAGTAACTTTTAAAGGTGAACAAGCTGTGTCACTCTTAGGACTTAATTTATCTAGTAATGCAAAAAGTTGCCTTGTAAGTATAACAGGCACTGTAGCGAAAAAAGGTAATAGGTATTTAGTACGAGGGAATATAGCTTCTACAATAAAGCTATTATGTGATCGTTGCACTAGTGAATTTGAATATCCTATTCATGCGGAATTATATAAAGAATTTTCAACAGATTTTATTAAGGAAGATGAAGATATAATTCATGTTACAAAATCAAACATTGATTTGTCTGATGTTATAGCAGAAGCAGTTTACCTAAGTGTACCTATGAAATGTTTATGTAGGGAAGATTGCAAGGGCATGTGCAATGTATGTGGTATTAATGCCAATGAGCATACATGCAATTGTCAAGATGCAGACATCGATCCACGACTTGAAAAGTTAAAAAATATTTTTCGCCCTCAAAGTGAAGAGTAG
- the rpmF gene encoding 50S ribosomal protein L32, with product MAVPKRKTSKARRNKRQANWKLSPLNLVKCSKCGELMMPHRVCKACGSYANRVVVKVD from the coding sequence ATGGCAGTACCAAAAAGAAAAACGTCAAAAGCCAGAAGAAATAAAAGACAGGCAAATTGGAAACTTTCTCCACTTAATTTAGTAAAGTGTTCTAAATGTGGTGAGTTAATGATGCCACACCGTGTATGCAAAGCTTGTGGTTCTTATGCTAATCGCGTTGTTGTAAAAGTAGATTAA
- the plsX gene encoding phosphate acyltransferase PlsX: MPKIAIDVMGGDHAPDEIIKGCIKASKDVSCKLVLVGEEVIIKEKLSAYTYDVSKIDIVHADEVITMEDSPVIAIRQKKQSSMVVGLKLLKEKQVDGFISAGSTGALLTGATLIVGRIKGVERPALAPIIPTKTGYSLLIDCGANVDAKPNYLKQFARMGSVYMEQCLGVSKPKVGLINIGAEEEKGNQLTKEAFKLLSEDREINFYGNVEAREITEGKVDILVCDGFVGNIVLKFMEGFGKWILSMLKTEFMRNFKTKFAALLLKKGIYTLKDKFNYSTKGGAPFLGVNGLVVKTHGSSKAQEIYSTILQTEGFINNQLVNKITNNLN, translated from the coding sequence ATGCCAAAAATAGCAATTGATGTAATGGGCGGCGATCATGCGCCAGATGAAATCATTAAAGGGTGTATAAAAGCATCTAAAGATGTTTCGTGCAAATTAGTTTTGGTCGGAGAAGAAGTAATCATCAAAGAAAAGTTATCCGCTTATACATATGATGTATCTAAAATTGATATAGTTCATGCAGATGAGGTGATAACGATGGAAGATTCACCAGTCATTGCAATAAGGCAGAAAAAGCAATCTTCTATGGTGGTAGGCCTGAAACTTTTGAAAGAAAAACAAGTTGATGGATTTATAAGTGCAGGAAGTACAGGAGCACTTCTTACAGGGGCGACCTTAATTGTAGGAAGAATAAAGGGTGTCGAAAGACCTGCACTAGCACCCATCATTCCTACTAAAACAGGCTATTCATTGCTAATAGATTGTGGTGCTAATGTAGATGCAAAGCCGAACTATCTTAAACAGTTTGCACGTATGGGAAGCGTTTATATGGAGCAATGTCTGGGGGTATCAAAACCTAAAGTTGGTCTTATTAATATAGGTGCTGAAGAAGAAAAAGGAAATCAGCTTACTAAAGAAGCTTTTAAGCTTTTAAGTGAGGATAGGGAGATTAACTTCTATGGCAATGTAGAAGCAAGAGAAATTACAGAAGGTAAAGTAGATATATTGGTTTGTGACGGATTTGTCGGTAATATAGTGCTTAAATTCATGGAAGGCTTTGGAAAGTGGATATTATCTATGCTTAAAACAGAATTTATGCGTAATTTTAAAACGAAGTTTGCTGCACTATTACTCAAAAAAGGTATCTATACACTTAAAGATAAATTTAATTATTCAACTAAAGGTGGTGCGCCGTTTCTTGGTGTTAATGGATTAGTTGTTAAGACTCATGGAAGTTCTAAAGCGCAAGAAATATATAGTACGATTCTTCAAACGGAAGGATTTATTAATAATCAGCTAGTCAATAAAATTACAAACAATTTAAATTAA
- the acpP gene encoding acyl carrier protein produces MVFEKVKQIISEQFNISEDELTLYTSFVDDLNADSLDIFQIIMAIEEEFEIEISNDDAERVSTVGDVVEYIKEQKGLD; encoded by the coding sequence ATGGTATTCGAGAAGGTAAAACAAATTATTAGTGAACAATTTAATATTTCAGAAGATGAGCTTACTTTATATACATCTTTTGTAGATGATTTAAATGCTGACTCATTAGATATTTTTCAAATTATAATGGCTATTGAAGAAGAATTTGAAATTGAGATATCGAATGATGATGCAGAAAGAGTGTCTACTGTAGGAGATGTGGTTGAGTACATTAAAGAGCAAAAAGGATTAGATTAA